The following proteins are encoded in a genomic region of Fusarium oxysporum f. sp. lycopersici 4287 chromosome 1, whole genome shotgun sequence:
- a CDS encoding L-asparaginase, translated as MGHFAAGFIVYLNLPLSLSSEAGPWLARKKDKRPTVLYWMSKLKTQESQIMMPSFKRLHGRALVATAPVYCSGPAASSTIKMAPSSASWTTCLWRIILSVLAPSTALLQFGSWAASVFGPPVHELYLQPHFSALQKAPIQTGIPFEISTTPEFNCFSPNLPNITIYATGGTIAGSASSADQTTGYQSAALSVQSLIDAVPQLCNVANVRGVQFANTDSIDMSSDMLQALAEQIQADLNSPSTQGAVVTHGTDTLDESAFFLDLTIQSDKPVVVTGSMRPATAISADGPMNLLSSVTLAASQNARGRGVMIAINDRIGSARFTTKVNANHLDAFQAPDSGLLGTFVNIQPVFFYPPSRPLGHHHFKLQSRPPSSALPQVDILYAYQELSVGMFKAAVDLGARGIVLAGLGAGFWTSKGTEEIRRIVRETKIPVIVSRRPEGGFVGPCQAGIGAGFLNPQKARIQLQLALEAKMDNDAIRALFEHAGVH; from the coding sequence ATGGGACATTTCGCTGCTGGGTTCATAGTTTATCTAAATCTCCCTCTCTCACTTTCCTCAGAGGCTGGACCTTGGCTGGCGAGAAAGAAGGACAAGCGTCCTACGGTATTATACTGGATGTCTAAACTAAAGACTCAAGAATCACAAATCATGATGCCCAGCTTTAAACGGCTTCACGGCCGTGCCTTGGTTGCTACTGCTCCTGTTTACTGCTCTGGACCAGCTGCTTCGTCGACCATCAAGATGGCCCCTTCATCGGCTTCTTGGACAACTTGCCTGTGGCGAATCATCCTGAGTGTGTTGGCCCCTTCAACGGCGCTGCTCCAGTTTGGTTCATGGGCCGCTTCAGTCTTCGGCCCTCCTGTTCATGAGCTGTATCTTCAACCACACTTCTCCGCACTGCAAAAAGCGCCAATACAGACAGGCATCCCGTTTGAAATTTCAACCACCCCTGAGTTCAACTGCTTCAGTCCGAATCTTCCAAATATCACCATCTATGCGACAGGGGGCACTATCGCTGGATCTGCTAGTTCGGCTGACCAAACGACGGGATATCAATCAGCTGCGCTGAGTGTCCAATCCCTCATTGATGCGGTGCCACAGCTGTGCAATGTTGCCAACGTGAGAGGCGTTCAATTCGCCAACACAGACAGTATAGACATGAGTTCAGACATGTTACAGGCGTTGGCGGAGCAAATCCAGGCTGATCTCAACAGTCCATCTACACAAGGCGCTGTTGTGACGCACGGAACCGACACTCTGGATGAGTCGGCTTTCTTCCTTGATCTCACGATCCAGAGCGATAAACCCGTGGTTGTAACGGGTTCTATGCGTCCTGCGACGGCTATAAGCGCTGATGGACCCATGAATTTGCTGTCTTCAGTGACTTTGGCTGCTAGTCAGAACGCCAGAGGCAGGGGAGTCATGATTGCCATCAACGACCGCATCGGATCTGCTCGCTTCACGACAAAGGTGAACGCCAACCATCTCGATGCTTTTCAAGCTCCTGATAGCGGCTTGTTGGGAACATTTGTCAATATCCAGCCTGTCTTCTTTTACCCGCCATCACGGCCTCTGGGCCACCACCATTTCAAATTACAATCCAGACCTCCATCGTCAGCGCTGCCTCAAGTGGACATCCTCTACGCTTACCAGGAGCTCAGCGTTGGCATGTTCAAGGCGGCTGTTGATCTCGGCGCACGAGGTATCGTCCTCGCAGGCCTTGGTGCTGGATTCTGGACTTCCAAGGGCACTGAGGAGATCCGACGCATAGTCCGTGAAACCAAGATTCCCGTGATAGTGAGCCGTCGACCAGAAGGCGGTTTCGTGGGACCCTGTCAGGCAGGAATCGGAGCTGGTTTCCTTAACCCCCAAAAAGCGAGGATCCAGCTCCAACTCGCGCTTGAGGCCAAGATGGACAACGACGCCATCCGGGCTCTTTTTGAGCACGCGGGAGTGCACTAA